The following are from one region of the Bacteroidota bacterium genome:
- a CDS encoding protein BatD — MENIKRLLTHSIILCGAMLFFYQFVGAQSFTATVNRNQVAVGDRFQITFTIEGGNGNAFKQPDFKDFQVIGGPFQSNNFTMVNGRTTVSSSYSYYLTPLKEGSLKIGSASVNIDGKTYTSNAITMTCTKGQASNQAQSQNPGVNNGANNATSATSNKQVFIRASIDKSNLYIGEGVLITYKLYTSVALSSPMISDLPSFNGFWSSEINVPENTPATYENYNGTRYATLVVKKFILFPQQSGTITIDPMKGEAIAQVQVKRNRNPNDPFDIFNDPFFGGGYQNQKVEIRSDAFKINVKDLPANAPASFNGAVGRLQFDAQLDKGETKANEAVTLKVKVSGKGNLKLVEAPKISVPGDIETYDPKVDDNINVSESGTSGNKTFEYLLIPRHEGEYTIDALRFSYFDLETKTYKEVAKGPFTIKVAKGDGNNATVIENAGANKTDVAVISKDIRYIKPVRLCNRPEATTFMVHGNFIRCYYCRCC; from the coding sequence ATGGAAAACATAAAAAGACTACTGACTCATTCCATAATCCTTTGTGGGGCGATGTTATTCTTTTATCAGTTTGTTGGAGCACAATCGTTTACAGCTACCGTTAACAGAAATCAGGTTGCCGTTGGCGACCGTTTTCAAATAACTTTTACCATTGAAGGAGGAAATGGCAATGCCTTTAAGCAGCCTGACTTTAAAGATTTTCAGGTAATTGGCGGACCTTTTCAAAGCAATAATTTTACCATGGTAAACGGGCGTACTACCGTATCCTCATCATACAGCTACTACCTAACTCCATTAAAGGAAGGCTCATTGAAAATAGGAAGTGCCAGTGTGAATATTGATGGCAAAACATATACCAGTAACGCAATCACGATGACCTGCACCAAAGGTCAGGCATCTAATCAGGCACAATCGCAAAATCCGGGAGTAAACAATGGAGCTAATAATGCTACATCGGCAACTTCCAATAAACAAGTATTTATACGTGCCTCCATAGATAAAAGTAATCTATATATAGGCGAGGGAGTACTTATTACCTATAAACTATATACTAGTGTTGCCTTGTCTAGTCCCATGATTTCCGATCTGCCATCCTTTAATGGATTTTGGAGTTCAGAAATTAATGTGCCCGAAAACACACCTGCTACTTACGAGAATTATAATGGGACGCGTTACGCAACATTGGTAGTTAAGAAATTTATTTTATTCCCACAGCAAAGTGGTACCATCACCATAGACCCTATGAAGGGCGAGGCTATTGCGCAGGTGCAGGTAAAACGCAATCGTAATCCGAACGATCCATTTGATATTTTTAATGATCCTTTTTTTGGAGGAGGATATCAAAATCAAAAAGTTGAGATACGCAGCGATGCTTTTAAGATAAATGTAAAAGACTTGCCGGCAAATGCACCTGCATCATTTAATGGAGCTGTAGGCCGACTGCAGTTTGATGCACAACTTGACAAGGGCGAAACCAAAGCCAACGAAGCGGTTACCTTAAAAGTAAAAGTTAGTGGTAAGGGAAATTTGAAATTAGTTGAAGCCCCAAAAATAAGTGTGCCGGGAGATATAGAAACTTATGACCCCAAGGTGGATGATAACATCAATGTTTCTGAAAGCGGAACAAGTGGAAACAAAACATTTGAATATCTGCTTATACCCCGACATGAAGGGGAATACACCATTGATGCATTGCGATTTTCCTACTTCGACCTCGAAACAAAAACATATAAGGAAGTGGCCAAAGGCCCCTTCACCATTAAAGTGGCCAAGGGCGATGGCAATAATGCAACGGTGATAGAAAATGCCGGAGCCAA
- a CDS encoding DUF58 domain-containing protein → METQELIKKVRKIEIKTRGLSNQIFSGEYHSAFKGRGMAFSEVREYTPGDDIRSIDWNVTARFNNPYVKVFEEERELTVVLLVDISGSGEFGTQYQFKRELITEICAVLSFSAIKNNDKVGVIFFSDRIEKFIPPKKGKSHILRIIRELIELKPEGRGTDVAMALRYFTNVIKKRSISFLISDFMSPDYKDALKIAARKHDLVALRIYDEREQQLPNVGLMQITDSETKRSIIVDTTNASLRNYYARFFEKRVAQHNDTLIKCGVDGVDLRTNQNYVKPLMALFKKRERR, encoded by the coding sequence ATGGAAACGCAGGAGTTAATTAAAAAAGTTCGAAAAATCGAAATTAAAACCCGTGGTCTGAGCAATCAGATTTTTTCGGGCGAATATCATAGTGCCTTTAAAGGTCGTGGTATGGCTTTTAGCGAAGTTAGAGAATATACTCCCGGTGATGATATACGCAGTATCGATTGGAATGTAACAGCACGTTTCAATAATCCGTACGTTAAAGTTTTTGAAGAAGAGCGTGAGTTAACGGTTGTGTTATTAGTTGACATAAGTGGAAGCGGAGAGTTTGGAACTCAATACCAGTTTAAGCGTGAGTTAATTACTGAGATATGTGCAGTACTTTCTTTTTCTGCAATAAAAAATAATGACAAGGTAGGAGTGATTTTTTTTAGCGACCGTATTGAAAAATTTATTCCTCCTAAAAAAGGGAAATCGCATATCCTCCGTATTATTCGCGAACTGATAGAATTAAAACCCGAAGGTCGCGGAACCGATGTGGCTATGGCCTTGCGATATTTTACCAATGTAATTAAAAAAAGGTCTATCTCTTTTTTGATTTCCGATTTTATGTCGCCCGATTATAAAGATGCGCTTAAAATAGCCGCGCGAAAGCACGATTTGGTTGCCTTGCGCATATACGATGAGCGCGAGCAACAATTACCTAATGTAGGTTTAATGCAAATAACCGACTCTGAAACTAAACGTAGCATCATAGTGGATACAACCAATGCATCGTTAAGAAATTATTATGCACGGTTTTTTGAAAAACGTGTTGCACAGCATAATGATACACTTATCAAATGTGGTGTAGATGGTGTGGACTTGCGCACTAACCAGAATTATGTGAAACCATTAATGGCATTATTTAAAAAACGTGAAAGAAGGTAA
- a CDS encoding VWA domain-containing protein, giving the protein MRFSQPHFLWLFLTLPIMLAWYFFVLRKKKATINFSQTAPFQFFKPTLKQRLVNMPLVLRLLAVSAIILGLARPQSSSKGRNVSSEGISIVMALDISESMLAEDFKPNRIEAAKSVAIDFVKGRATDQIGLVIFKGESFTSCPITTDHSVLVNLLSKLNSDLIPTPQTAIGEGLATAVARVKDAKTKSKVVILLTDGQNNAGSIAPAMAGEIAKTFGVRVYTIGVGTKGFAPYPMRTPFGIQYQNIPVEIDEDVLQAISKQTDGKYFRATNKKKLQEIYAEIDKMEKTKINVTEFRRYTEEYLPFAVAAAFLLLLEFLLKYLILKSLP; this is encoded by the coding sequence ATACGATTTTCGCAACCACATTTTTTATGGTTGTTCCTGACGTTGCCCATCATGTTAGCCTGGTATTTTTTTGTGCTTCGCAAAAAAAAAGCAACCATAAATTTCAGTCAGACCGCCCCCTTCCAATTTTTTAAACCAACCCTAAAGCAACGGCTGGTAAATATGCCATTGGTGCTGCGCTTATTAGCAGTAAGCGCCATTATACTTGGTTTGGCACGACCACAATCAAGCAGCAAGGGCCGCAATGTAAGTAGCGAAGGCATTTCAATTGTAATGGCACTGGATATTAGTGAGTCTATGTTAGCCGAAGATTTTAAACCAAATCGTATAGAAGCTGCTAAGTCAGTAGCAATAGATTTTGTAAAAGGCCGTGCCACCGATCAGATTGGTTTAGTGATTTTTAAAGGCGAAAGTTTTACCTCATGCCCTATAACAACCGATCATTCGGTATTGGTTAACCTGTTAAGCAAGCTTAACAGCGATCTTATTCCTACACCACAAACAGCTATTGGCGAAGGTCTTGCTACCGCTGTTGCGCGAGTGAAAGATGCTAAAACAAAAAGTAAAGTAGTTATACTTCTTACCGATGGGCAGAACAATGCCGGCAGCATAGCACCAGCTATGGCGGGAGAAATTGCAAAAACATTTGGAGTACGTGTATATACCATTGGTGTTGGTACCAAGGGTTTTGCACCTTATCCCATGCGCACGCCTTTTGGAATTCAATATCAGAACATTCCGGTCGAAATTGACGAGGATGTGTTACAAGCAATAAGCAAACAAACAGATGGAAAATATTTTAGAGCTACCAATAAGAAAAAGTTGCAGGAGATTTATGCAGAAATTGATAAGATGGAAAAAACAAAGATCAATGTAACTGAGTTCAGAAGGTATACCGAAGAATATTTGCCCTTTGCAGTTGCTGCTGCTTTTTTATTGTTACTTGAGTTTTTATTAAAGTATTTAATATTGAAATCATTGCCATAA
- a CDS encoding VWA domain-containing protein, protein MKEFRIAHEVWIYAYLAIPVMIVLFLLFYQWRKNALRRFGERQVIQPLFATVSNAKLISKFVLITIAMLFIITAIIGPQLGSKLEEVKRKGVDLVVCLDVSNSMNAEDLKPSRIERSKQALFRLIDKLDGDRLGIIVFAGQSYTQLPITTDYGAAKLMVSTINTDMVPTQGTAIGSAIELAVQSFGDSIRRHNAAIVVITDGENHEDDAIEAAKEAAEKGIVVHTIGMGSASGAPIPIMQYGQRVGFMQDESGQTIMTKLDENNLMQIADAGKGKFIRASTSDDGLAIVFKELSKLTDREFSSQLFTDYEDQFQWFLGLGLLFLILEFILSETKSKWIESLNLFGDKKTSVK, encoded by the coding sequence ATGAAAGAGTTTAGAATAGCACACGAAGTATGGATATACGCATATCTTGCCATTCCGGTTATGATAGTGCTTTTTCTATTGTTTTATCAATGGCGAAAAAATGCATTGCGTAGGTTTGGCGAGAGGCAAGTGATACAGCCTTTGTTTGCTACCGTGTCCAACGCTAAGTTGATAAGTAAATTTGTTTTAATTACGATTGCAATGCTTTTCATTATTACTGCTATAATTGGACCTCAACTTGGAAGTAAACTGGAAGAGGTAAAACGAAAGGGTGTTGATCTGGTTGTTTGTCTGGATGTATCCAACTCTATGAATGCTGAAGATTTAAAGCCTTCGCGTATCGAGCGCAGCAAGCAGGCATTGTTCCGCCTGATAGATAAACTGGATGGCGACCGTTTAGGTATCATCGTATTTGCAGGGCAATCCTACACCCAACTTCCCATAACTACAGATTATGGTGCTGCCAAGTTGATGGTCTCAACTATAAATACAGATATGGTACCTACGCAGGGTACTGCCATTGGCAGCGCCATTGAGCTGGCCGTGCAATCGTTTGGTGATAGTATACGCAGGCATAATGCAGCCATTGTTGTAATTACTGATGGCGAGAATCACGAAGACGATGCTATAGAAGCAGCAAAAGAGGCAGCCGAAAAAGGCATTGTAGTGCATACCATAGGCATGGGCTCTGCAAGTGGCGCACCAATCCCAATTATGCAGTATGGTCAGCGTGTTGGTTTTATGCAAGACGAAAGCGGGCAAACTATTATGACTAAACTAGATGAGAATAACCTGATGCAGATAGCCGATGCGGGCAAAGGAAAATTTATTCGCGCCTCTACCAGTGATGATGGTTTAGCCATAGTATTTAAAGAGTTAAGCAAACTTACCGACCGCGAATTCTCTTCACAATTATTTACAGATTATGAAGATCAGTTTCAGTGGTTTCTTGGCCTTGGATTGTTATTTTTGATTCTTGAATTTATATTGAGCGAAACCAAAAGTAAATGGATAGAAAGTTTGAATTTGTTTGGTGATAAAAAAACAAGCGTAAAATGA
- a CDS encoding tetratricopeptide repeat protein — MLTCLLAGMKLIAQQTTEEKKNVRKGNELYNSKKYNEAETQYRKALDANSGSSAGTYNLGNALYKQKKFDEASSQFQSTINSKAPKDVKAKAYHNMGNSLMQQEKYEESVSALKESLRLNPKDEQTRYNLAYAMSKLQQQQQQQQQQNKNDKNKQDQKQEQKQDQKQDQKQDQKDQQQQQEQQAQNKEQQKEQQKQQEQQKPKISKEDAERMLQALKDDEKDLQKKMQKKEAVRTSISKNW; from the coding sequence ATGTTGACATGCCTGCTTGCAGGCATGAAATTGATTGCGCAACAAACTACGGAAGAAAAAAAGAATGTGCGCAAAGGGAATGAGTTGTATAACAGCAAAAAATACAACGAGGCCGAAACACAATATCGCAAGGCCCTGGATGCCAATAGTGGTTCATCGGCAGGTACCTATAACCTTGGCAATGCCTTGTACAAGCAAAAGAAGTTTGATGAGGCGAGTAGTCAATTTCAAAGTACCATTAATAGCAAAGCACCTAAGGATGTAAAAGCGAAGGCGTATCACAATATGGGAAATTCGTTGATGCAACAGGAAAAGTATGAAGAGAGTGTAAGTGCGTTAAAAGAATCGTTGCGTCTCAATCCGAAGGATGAACAAACGCGTTACAACCTGGCCTATGCCATGAGCAAACTGCAACAACAGCAGCAACAACAGCAACAACAAAATAAGAACGACAAGAATAAGCAGGACCAGAAACAAGAACAGAAGCAGGATCAAAAGCAGGATCAAAAGCAGGATCAAAAAGATCAACAACAACAGCAAGAACAGCAGGCACAAAATAAAGAACAACAAAAGGAACAACAAAAACAGCAAGAGCAGCAAAAGCCAAAAATATCTAAAGAAGATGCTGAGCGAATGCTGCAGGCACTGAAAGATGATGAAAAGGATTTGCAAAAGAAAATGCAAAAGAAGGAAGCAGTAAGAACATCAATAAGCAAAAACTGGTAA
- a CDS encoding T9SS type A sorting domain-containing protein codes for MKRIYLIAFLFLLSAIGFSQSMKDNIIYGSGLNAFPLWGPAIIKYSNGVFTNYAINSGFGITMTSLAANDSSGNLLFYSNGLYVNNRFHNRIKGCDSVFIDSTFYTDPFYLDIGLGVADGLFSIPKPNVPHHYLVFQLNYDFSIFYQDARLTYFEVDMDADSGRGEVISCKTNVVYDTLADGFLSGVKHANGRDWWIVCLEAFTNKYYKVLVTPDTMLVSEQLIGPILDSIEYTGQGNFSNDGNWYARADANGGIVIMQFDRCTGMFSNPIHDTTLIMQCGGVGFSPNNKFLYVSTWLDLYQYNLEDSANMVATKIHVAHTDTFIMPSSPFFNTFYRHFLGPDNKLYVITQANYKAINIINQPDNLGLACDVQQHAFPLLKLNQRSAPNWPNYDLGPVLGSVCDSLGLGVTPNAVFQDLRISPNPAMEWFYINYTLPQNTSALAVLYDIMGTRIDQRMLYGHFASLRWDLPHLSTGVYMLHITGKGINTCKRVMVIDSQ; via the coding sequence ATGAAGCGCATCTATCTAATTGCCTTTTTGTTTTTGTTGTCAGCCATAGGCTTTTCACAATCAATGAAAGACAATATTATTTATGGGTCAGGCTTAAATGCTTTTCCGTTGTGGGGTCCTGCTATTATAAAATACTCGAATGGAGTGTTTACTAATTATGCCATTAATTCAGGTTTTGGAATTACAATGACTTCATTAGCAGCAAATGACTCAAGCGGCAACTTACTTTTTTATAGTAATGGCTTGTATGTAAACAATAGATTCCATAATCGAATAAAAGGCTGTGATTCAGTATTTATTGATTCAACTTTCTATACTGACCCGTTTTATCTTGACATAGGCTTAGGTGTAGCGGATGGGCTTTTCTCTATACCAAAACCCAACGTTCCCCATCACTATCTTGTGTTCCAATTAAACTATGATTTCAGTATTTTTTATCAGGATGCACGGCTTACTTATTTTGAAGTGGACATGGATGCTGACAGTGGTCGTGGGGAGGTTATCTCATGTAAAACAAATGTAGTGTACGATACGCTTGCCGATGGTTTTTTATCAGGCGTAAAGCATGCCAATGGGCGCGATTGGTGGATAGTATGCTTAGAGGCCTTTACCAATAAATACTACAAAGTATTGGTAACACCCGACACCATGCTGGTAAGTGAACAACTCATTGGACCAATTTTAGATTCTATTGAATATACCGGGCAAGGAAATTTTAGCAACGATGGCAACTGGTATGCACGTGCCGATGCTAACGGAGGAATTGTAATAATGCAATTTGACCGCTGTACCGGCATGTTTAGTAATCCCATACATGATACCACGCTTATTATGCAATGTGGGGGTGTCGGCTTTTCGCCAAATAATAAATTCTTGTATGTGTCAACATGGCTCGATTTGTATCAATACAATTTAGAAGATTCGGCAAATATGGTAGCTACTAAAATTCACGTAGCGCATACTGATACATTCATTATGCCTAGTTCGCCTTTCTTTAATACCTTTTACAGGCATTTTCTGGGGCCTGATAATAAACTGTATGTAATAACACAGGCCAACTACAAAGCCATCAATATTATTAACCAACCCGATAACCTGGGCCTTGCATGCGATGTGCAGCAACATGCTTTTCCATTGCTTAAACTTAATCAGCGCTCGGCTCCCAATTGGCCTAATTATGATTTAGGCCCAGTGTTGGGTAGTGTGTGCGATAGTTTAGGCCTTGGGGTAACACCTAATGCAGTGTTCCAGGATTTACGTATCAGTCCCAATCCCGCTATGGAATGGTTCTATATCAACTATACCTTGCCACAGAATACTTCGGCATTGGCAGTGTTGTACGATATAATGGGCACCCGCATAGACCAACGAATGTTGTATGGCCACTTTGCTTCGCTGCGGTGGGATTTGCCGCACTTGTCAACAGGGGTGTATATGTTGCATATTACAGGCAAGGGGATTAACACTTGTAAACGTGTTATGGTCATTGACTCGCAATAA
- a CDS encoding T9SS type A sorting domain-containing protein — MLPLFTINILKSQCPVNPNVTLINAGGTVVLPSGTYNDIIIDNATTVEINASTIIQMNPGNRIIVNPGSTLFINDGTIENEDDENILESELRIAQDIPVTLEYELGILELAKTTLYQRIRDSILDIDTSTVLQNFYSLNQNGRYNNFADASHLRLDFAKAIDDLHLDYEPQIQLIKSYLENKSLLLASIGTNSNLISYKTTLTNTFVIQGNIQQSEIAMRNAYLLKKPILDALQTNWSNSISSITDNTLMTTNLQQLTPILNKIVFDNLYSLTQGDIELVTTLANACPYTDGVAVNYAQGIIKSLDHTFVADNKYNCTQVGINYKASNVVNDKGQHIPFSIVDEVISLPIEIMQDYIEINVFDMYGKVIEKTNPNKNTIGTTSWPNGIYVLQVIRKNRTSRNYKFNLVK, encoded by the coding sequence TTGTTACCTCTATTTACAATAAACATTCTTAAATCACAGTGTCCTGTAAATCCCAATGTAACATTAATCAATGCAGGAGGAACCGTTGTTTTACCTTCAGGCACTTATAATGACATTATTATTGATAATGCTACCACAGTCGAAATAAACGCTTCCACAATTATCCAAATGAATCCGGGCAATAGAATAATAGTGAACCCCGGCAGTACCTTATTCATAAACGATGGCACAATTGAAAATGAAGATGATGAAAACATATTAGAAAGCGAATTGAGAATTGCGCAGGATATACCTGTTACCCTTGAATATGAGCTGGGTATTTTAGAATTAGCCAAGACTACACTTTATCAACGAATACGCGATAGTATTTTAGATATTGATACAAGCACTGTTTTGCAGAATTTTTATAGTCTAAATCAAAATGGCCGTTACAATAATTTTGCTGATGCATCACATTTACGTCTAGATTTTGCAAAAGCAATAGATGATTTACACTTAGATTATGAACCACAAATCCAATTAATAAAAAGTTATTTGGAAAATAAAAGCCTTCTGTTGGCTAGTATCGGCACCAACAGCAATTTGATTTCTTACAAGACAACCTTAACAAATACATTTGTAATACAAGGTAATATACAACAAAGTGAAATTGCAATGCGAAATGCTTATTTATTAAAAAAGCCAATCTTAGACGCTCTGCAAACCAACTGGAGCAATAGTATCAGTTCTATTACCGATAATACATTAATGACTACAAATCTTCAACAATTAACGCCAATATTAAATAAGATAGTATTTGATAATTTATACTCACTAACCCAAGGGGACATTGAACTTGTTACAACGCTTGCCAATGCATGCCCTTATACTGATGGTGTTGCTGTTAACTATGCACAAGGTATAATAAAATCGCTTGACCATACCTTTGTAGCAGACAATAAATATAATTGTACACAGGTTGGCATTAATTATAAAGCTTCGAATGTTGTAAATGATAAAGGGCAACACATTCCATTTTCAATTGTTGATGAAGTAATTTCATTGCCTATTGAGATAATGCAAGATTATATCGAAATAAATGTGTTCGACATGTATGGAAAGGTGATAGAAAAAACCAACCCTAACAAGAATACAATAGGCACTACTTCTTGGCCTAATGGAATTTATGTGCTGCAAGTGATTAGAAAAAACCGTACTTCTCGAAATTACAAATTTAATCTAGTAAAGTAA
- a CDS encoding AAA family ATPase: MTDIKEINERIQQESAFVDLINLEIGKSIVGQKYMIERLLIGLLSNGHILLEGVPGLAKTLAIKSLSTAIEAKFSRIQFTPDLLPADLIGTMIYNQKKEEFSIRKGPVFANFVLADEINRAPAKVQSALLEAMQEKQVTIGENTFELPQPFLVLATQNPIEQEGTYPLPEAQLDRFMLKVVIGYPSKEEEKSIIRQNLSNEENKINAVVSTPQIMNARKAVREVYMDEKIEKYIVDIVFSTRFPKENKLPKLAQLINYGGSPRASINLALAAKAFAFIKRRGYVIPEDVRAIAHDVLRHRIGLTYEAEAENVTTEQVINDVLNAVEVP; this comes from the coding sequence ATGACTGATATAAAAGAAATAAACGAGCGTATCCAACAGGAAAGCGCTTTTGTAGATTTGATTAACCTTGAAATAGGAAAATCCATAGTAGGGCAAAAGTATATGATAGAGCGACTGCTAATTGGTTTGCTAAGTAATGGGCACATTTTGCTCGAAGGTGTTCCGGGCCTGGCTAAGACCTTAGCCATAAAATCGCTTAGCACCGCCATCGAAGCAAAGTTTTCGCGTATTCAATTTACTCCTGACTTGTTGCCTGCCGATTTAATTGGCACCATGATCTACAATCAGAAGAAGGAGGAATTCTCAATACGCAAAGGCCCTGTGTTTGCCAACTTTGTTTTAGCCGATGAAATTAACCGCGCTCCTGCCAAGGTACAAAGTGCCTTGCTCGAAGCCATGCAGGAAAAACAAGTAACCATAGGAGAAAACACCTTCGAATTGCCGCAACCATTTTTAGTGCTTGCCACACAAAATCCAATTGAACAAGAAGGAACGTACCCCTTGCCCGAAGCGCAGTTAGATCGTTTCATGCTCAAGGTGGTAATTGGTTATCCGAGTAAGGAAGAAGAAAAATCCATTATCAGACAAAACTTAAGCAACGAAGAGAACAAGATAAACGCGGTAGTAAGCACACCGCAAATTATGAACGCTCGCAAGGCTGTGAGAGAAGTGTATATGGATGAAAAAATTGAAAAGTATATTGTAGATATTGTTTTTAGTACACGTTTTCCAAAGGAAAACAAACTTCCTAAATTGGCGCAGCTGATTAACTATGGAGGCTCGCCACGTGCAAGTATTAATCTGGCTTTGGCAGCCAAGGCATTTGCATTTATCAAGCGTAGAGGATATGTAATACCCGAAGATGTGCGTGCGATAGCGCATGATGTGTTGCGCCATCGCATTGGGCTTACCTATGAGGCCGAAGCTGAAAACGTTACTACCGAACAAGTAATTAACGATGTACTTAATGCAGTTGAAGTACCATAA